In Archocentrus centrarchus isolate MPI-CPG fArcCen1 chromosome 21, fArcCen1, whole genome shotgun sequence, the following are encoded in one genomic region:
- the tfg gene encoding LOW QUALITY PROTEIN: protein TFG (The sequence of the model RefSeq protein was modified relative to this genomic sequence to represent the inferred CDS: inserted 3 bases in 2 codons; deleted 5 bases in 3 codons): MNGQLDLSGKLIIKAQLGDDIRRIPIHNEDITYDELVLMMQRVFRGKLQSNDEVTIKYKDEDDDLITIFDSSDLSFAIQCSRILKLTLFVNGQPRPLESSQVKYLRRELIELRNKVNNLLDTLEPPTEPGLAATAPDSDCIFVAADPTVKQATPVSAASMSAFDPLKNQDEVNKNVISXFGLSEDQAPVPPAVAAEERSGTPDSIASPSSAAPQPGVPPQPQAPYPGVQQGPPASMDGQVYQQYQAPGGYPPQQPGAPPQQQYGVQYPAGYSPQPGAPPQPQQQFQNYAPPSSQASAPGAAPAQGFQGGQQQQTHPPQGGQQYPPGAFPPQNYTSQXAGQPANYSMPPSSQPASGYQPRPGYTPPPGSTHPPPGVANPYARNRPPYGQGYTQPGPGYR, translated from the exons ATGAACGGCCAGCTGGACCTGAGCGGTAAGCTGATCATCAAAGCCCAGTTGGGTGACGACATCCGACGTATTCCCATCCATAATGAAGACATTACCTATGATGAGCTGGTGCTGATGATGCAGCGTGTCTTCAGGGGCAAGCTGCAGAGTAACGACGAGGTCACAATCAAATACAAGGATGAAG ATGATGACCTTATTACTATTTTTGACAGCTCTGACCTGTCGTTCGCCATCCAGTGCAGTAGAATACTCAAACTGACTTTGTTTG TTAATGGTCAGCCGCGGCCTTTGGAATCCAGTCAGGTGAAGTACCTGCGCAGGGAGCTCATCGAGCTCAGGAATAAAGTCAACAACCTCCTTGATACCCTGGAGCCCCCCACAGAGCCTGGTCTGGCTGCTACAGCACCAGACAGTG actgtattt TTGTGGCAGCTGACCCCACAGTAAAACAGGCCACTCCAGTCAGTGCAGCTAGCATGTCAGCCTTCGACCCATTAAAAAACCAGGATGAGGTCAACAAGAATGTCATCT CTTTTGGCCTGAGCGAGGACCAGGCCCCAG TTCCCCCAGCAGTTGCAGCAGAGGAGCGCTCAGGAACCCCTGATAGTATTGCTTCT CCCTCATCTGCAGCACCTCAGCCAGGAGTGCCACCCCAGCCACAGGCTCCGTATCCTGGAGTGCAGCAGGGACCCCCAGCGAGCATGGATG GTCAAGTGTACCAGCAATACCAAGCTCCAGGTGGATACCCTCCTCAACAGCCAGGTGCCCCACCTCAGCAGCAGTATGGTGTGCAGTACCCAG CAGGATACAGCCCTCAGCCCGGCGCCCctccacagccacagcagcagttCCAGAACTACGCTCCTCCCTCTTCACAGGCTTCAGCTCCTGGTGCAGCGCCAGCTCAAGGCTTCCAAggagggcagcagcagcagacccaTCCACCTCAGGGAGGCCAGCAGTATCCACCAGGAGCT TTCCCGCCACAAAACTACACCTCCCA GGCTGGCCAGCCTGCTAACTACAGCATGCCGCCCAGCTCCCAGCCTGCCTCAGGGTACCAACCCCGCCCAGGATACACCCCACCTCCAGGCAGCACT CACCCTCCACCTGGAGTTGCCAACCCGTATGCCCGAAACCGCCCCCCTTATGGCCAGGGCTACACTCAACCAGGGCCTGGGTACCGGTAA